A region of Marnyiella aurantia DNA encodes the following proteins:
- a CDS encoding citrate synthase: protein MSDNKVVLNYDGKSFEYPIVESTVGDRGIDISKLRDETGLITLDLGYKNTGATLSDITYLDGDKGELYYRGYPIEQIADKSNFTEVMYLLLHGELPTGTQYQGFESGIKKYNFVADEMKKILDVFPRSAHPMGVLSSLTSALTAFNPKAVNVNSKEEMDEAANMLLAKFSHLCAWTYRKKLGLSINHGDNNLNYVENFYKMCFRRPNMDFELDPVVVGALDKLLILHADHEQNCSTSTVRMVGSAHTGLFASVSAGISALWGPLHGGANQAVIEMLEMIEQDGGDVAKYVEKAKNKDDNFRLMGFGHRVYKSFDPRATIIKKAADDILNSLGIEDKALDIAMQLERVALEDEYFVSRKLYPNVDFYSGIIYRALGIPTEMFTVMFALGRLPGWISQWKEMRLHNDPIGRPRQVYQGAQKRDYVDMNAR, encoded by the coding sequence ATGTCAGATAACAAAGTTGTACTGAACTATGATGGGAAATCATTTGAATATCCGATTGTAGAGAGCACCGTAGGTGACAGAGGAATTGATATTTCTAAACTGAGAGACGAAACCGGTTTGATTACGCTGGATTTGGGGTATAAAAATACCGGTGCCACTTTAAGTGACATCACCTATCTGGATGGTGACAAAGGTGAACTTTATTACAGAGGTTACCCTATTGAGCAGATTGCAGATAAATCCAACTTTACGGAAGTTATGTACCTGCTTCTTCACGGAGAACTGCCTACAGGCACTCAGTACCAGGGGTTTGAAAGTGGAATTAAGAAATATAATTTCGTAGCTGACGAAATGAAGAAAATTCTGGATGTATTTCCACGTTCAGCGCACCCTATGGGAGTACTTTCTTCGTTAACATCTGCACTTACAGCCTTCAACCCGAAAGCTGTGAACGTAAATTCCAAAGAAGAGATGGATGAAGCGGCAAATATGCTTTTGGCTAAATTCTCTCACCTTTGTGCGTGGACTTACCGCAAAAAATTAGGTCTTTCAATCAACCACGGCGATAACAACCTTAACTATGTGGAGAACTTCTACAAAATGTGTTTCCGTCGTCCGAACATGGATTTCGAATTGGATCCGGTTGTTGTGGGAGCTTTGGATAAGCTTCTTATCCTTCACGCAGACCATGAGCAAAACTGTTCCACTTCTACGGTAAGAATGGTAGGGTCTGCTCATACAGGTCTTTTCGCTTCAGTTTCAGCAGGTATTTCTGCACTTTGGGGCCCACTTCACGGTGGTGCTAACCAGGCAGTTATTGAAATGCTTGAAATGATTGAGCAGGATGGTGGGGATGTAGCTAAATATGTGGAAAAAGCGAAAAACAAGGACGATAATTTCCGTCTTATGGGCTTCGGACACAGAGTTTACAAAAGTTTCGATCCGCGTGCAACAATTATCAAAAAAGCCGCAGACGATATCCTGAACTCCCTGGGTATTGAAGACAAAGCTTTGGACATCGCTATGCAGCTTGAAAGAGTAGCACTGGAAGATGAATACTTCGTGAGCCGTAAACTGTATCCGAACGTAGATTTCTATTCCGGAATCATCTACAGGGCTTTAGGAATTCCAACCGAAATGTTTACTGTAATGTTTGCATTAGGCAGACTTCCGGGCTGGATTTCTCAGTGGAAAGAGATGCGTTTGCATAACGACCCAATTGGAAGACCAAGACAGGTATACCAGGGCGCTCAAAAACGTGACTACGTAGATATGAATGCAAGATAA
- a CDS encoding DUF2200 domain-containing protein has protein sequence MKSTAHHDERIAQITFASVYPHYITKVEKKGRSISELHQVIQWLTGYDEVALQQHISNKSTFNEFFAAADLNPKAELITGSICGYKIQDIENPLTKKVRFLDKLVDELAKGKAMEKIFRN, from the coding sequence ATGAAAAGTACGGCACATCATGACGAACGCATAGCACAAATTACTTTCGCTTCGGTATATCCACATTATATAACCAAGGTGGAAAAGAAAGGACGAAGCATTAGCGAGCTGCATCAGGTTATCCAATGGCTTACGGGCTATGACGAAGTCGCGTTACAGCAGCACATCAGCAATAAAAGCACTTTCAATGAATTCTTTGCAGCTGCTGATCTTAACCCCAAGGCTGAATTGATTACTGGCAGCATTTGCGGTTACAAAATCCAGGATATTGAAAATCCTTTAACTAAAAAGGTCCGTTTTCTTGACAAACTGGTGGATGAACTTGCAAAGGGAAAAGCTATGGAAAAAATATTTAGAAATTAA